The sequence TGCTGCGCATCGATGACCAGCTCGACGAAACAGCCCAGTACCTCGGAAAAGACACGTTCTACAACTTGAAGTGATCTTTTTTGAAGCATTCCGACAACTGCTGCAAACAGCGGTTGTCGGATGCTCCATAGTTTGGTAAACTAGTAAGGGCAGTTGAGCTAGTTTCAGGAGGTGCAATAGTATGCATGCGTTGTTAATGACATTGCTCGTGATCGTCTCACTTTCACTAATTGTCGTTGTACTGCTGCAATCAGGGAAAAGTGCAGGTCTGTCAGGAGCCATCTCCGGCGGAGCGGAACAGTTATTCGGGAAACAGAAGGCACGCGGCTTGGACTTGGTCCTTCAGCGCGTTACCATTATTTTGTCCGTTGTGTTCTTTGTATTGGCGATTGCAATTATGAAAATATAAACGAACAGCAATTTCCGCCTGGCCATCAGTACGGCTGGGCTTTTTTATTTGGCAGGGTGTCAACGTAAGCGGTTGCTTTGCGCTGCAGGCGGACGCTTTCCGGGGGGCACGGCTTCAGCCTCCTCGCTGCTACGCAGCTGTGGGGTCTTCAGCTCGTGCTGATCCCCTCGGAGTCGCCGCCTTCCGCTCCAAGCAACTGGATTGTGTAACAACTTCAAAAGTGTTCATAACAGAAAGGGTCGTTTTGGATGAAGATTGGACAGGCGAAGCCGTTTTTCTTTAAGCATGGGAAGCGGGCGGTGTTGCTGCTGCACGGGTTCACGGGGACGTCGGCGGATGTCCGGATGCTCGGGCGGTATTTGGAGAAGAAGAATTATACGTCACTGGCGCCGCATTATAAAGGTCATGGTGTGGCGCCGGAAGAGTTGATACATACCGGACCGGATGAGTGGTGGCAGGATGTGCTCGAAGGCTACCGGACGCTCCGGGAAGCGGGATATGACCAGATCGCGGTTGCCGGGTTGTCGCTTGGCGGTGTGTTTTCATTGAAACTCGGCAGTGAGATGCCGGTGAAGGGGATTGTGACGATGAATGCCCCGATGTCGATGCGCTCGACGGATCTCATGTATGAAGGTGTGCTGCGGTACGCTGGCGAGTATAAGAAAATTGAAGGGAAATCCGAAGCGGAGATCGAAGAAGAAGTGGAGGCGCTCCGCGGACAGACGATGCCGTCCCTGGCCGATCTACAGCAGCTCATAGCGGACGTGCGCAGCGGACTGGATCTGATCTATGCACCGACGCTCGTCGTACAGTCCGTGCACGATGAGGTGATCGATCCGGAGTCGGCGGATGTCATCTTCGAGACGATCGAATCTCCGGACAAACGGCAGTCCTGGTACAAGAACTCGGGACATGTCATCACGCTCGGCAAAGAAAAAGAACAGCTTCATGAAGATGTCTTTGCGTTTCTCGAGTCGCTTGACTGGGAAGAGTAAACAAGAGGCGTTCAGGCAACACTAGTGAGTAAGGAGGGGTGCGAATTGGATACATTCGAACAACAATTGGAACAGCAGATCTTATCACTTATGAAAGAGGATGCATATAAGCCGCTGACCGTGCAGGAAATCCAGGAATTGCTCGGCATGGAACAGGCGGCGGAATTCAAGGAACTCGTCAAGATGCTCGTCCACCTGGAGCAGAAAGGTGTGGTCATCCGCTCGCGGACGGACCGCTACGGCCTGCCGGAGCGCATGAATCTCGTGCGCGGGAAGTTCATCGGCCATGCGAAGGGATTCGGCTTTGTGACACCGGAGACGGAGGGGATGGATGATATTTTCATCCCGCCGACGGAAGTGAATACCGCCATGAACGGCGACACGGTCCTTGTCCGCGTGGCGAACGGTTCATCCGGCGACCGCCGGGAAGGCAGCATCATCCGCATCGCGGAGCGCAAGACGACGAAAGTGGTCGGAACGTACCAGGATAACCGCGGCTTCGGCTTCGTCATCCCGGACGATAAGAAACTGCCGATGGATATCTTCATCGCAAAAGGCGACAACTTAGGCGCGATCGAAGGCCACAAAGTCGTCGTGGAGATCACTGAATTCCCAAGCGACCGGAAATCGGCGACGGGCAAAGTGATCCAGATCCTCGGCCACAAAAACGATCCGGGTGTCGATATACTCTCGATTATCTACAAGCACGGCATCGAGATCGAATTTCCGGACGACGTCATGAAGCAGACCGACAACGTGCCGGCGGAAATCCAGGAAAAAGATTGGTTCAAGCGGACCGACCTGCGCGACGTGCTGACGATCACGATCGACGGCGCGGATGCGAAGGACCTGGATGACGCAATCTCGCTCGAGAAGAATGCAGACGGCACGCATACACTGTCCGTCCATATTTCGGACGTCAGCTATTATGTGACGGAACACTCACCGCTCGATAACGAAGCATATGAGCGCGGGACAAGTGTCTACTTGACGGACCGCGTCATCCCGATGCTGCCGCACAAGCTGTCGAA comes from Sporosarcina trichiuri and encodes:
- a CDS encoding alpha/beta hydrolase, yielding MKIGQAKPFFFKHGKRAVLLLHGFTGTSADVRMLGRYLEKKNYTSLAPHYKGHGVAPEELIHTGPDEWWQDVLEGYRTLREAGYDQIAVAGLSLGGVFSLKLGSEMPVKGIVTMNAPMSMRSTDLMYEGVLRYAGEYKKIEGKSEAEIEEEVEALRGQTMPSLADLQQLIADVRSGLDLIYAPTLVVQSVHDEVIDPESADVIFETIESPDKRQSWYKNSGHVITLGKEKEQLHEDVFAFLESLDWEE
- the secG gene encoding preprotein translocase subunit SecG, which encodes MHALLMTLLVIVSLSLIVVVLLQSGKSAGLSGAISGGAEQLFGKQKARGLDLVLQRVTIILSVVFFVLAIAIMKI